One window of Oscillibacter hominis genomic DNA carries:
- a CDS encoding XdhC family protein — translation MEPRLFYLDLIQRLSAQGTCSVYTDPATGEKGYAPFPGALCQELSVKPEVHLLGGGHVSAALCTLLHTLDWRVSVQDDRPEFVTEQRFPHARRLCAPFDPLPPFRDGDYAVILTRGHQDDYACLRQLLRRRCGYLGMIGSRSKVAATAQRLREDGFTPEEIAGVHSPVGLRIGAQTPEEIAVSIAAELIQVFRASPRDYLERPISEALKAQNGPLVMATVLEKTGSSPRGAGARMLVGPDGSITGTIGGGAVEAAAIREAASLCGSACPQIRTYDLSNGAAATLGMICGGRIRVLFEPLNL, via the coding sequence ATGGAACCACGTCTTTTTTATCTGGACCTGATCCAGCGCCTGAGCGCCCAGGGCACCTGCTCCGTCTACACCGATCCCGCCACTGGGGAAAAGGGGTATGCGCCCTTTCCCGGCGCCCTTTGCCAGGAGCTCTCCGTCAAGCCGGAGGTCCACCTTTTGGGCGGCGGCCATGTCTCCGCCGCACTGTGTACTCTGCTCCACACCCTGGACTGGCGGGTCAGCGTGCAGGACGACCGGCCTGAATTCGTGACGGAGCAGCGCTTCCCCCACGCCCGGCGGCTGTGCGCCCCCTTTGACCCGCTGCCTCCCTTCCGCGACGGGGACTACGCCGTCATATTGACCCGGGGCCATCAGGATGACTACGCCTGCCTGCGCCAGCTGCTGCGGCGGCGCTGCGGCTATCTGGGCATGATCGGCAGCCGCAGCAAGGTGGCCGCCACTGCCCAGCGGCTGCGTGAAGACGGCTTCACGCCGGAAGAGATCGCCGGCGTCCACTCCCCGGTGGGGCTTCGCATCGGCGCCCAGACGCCGGAGGAGATCGCAGTGTCCATTGCGGCGGAGCTCATCCAGGTGTTCCGCGCCTCCCCCCGGGACTATCTGGAGCGGCCCATCTCAGAAGCCTTAAAGGCCCAGAACGGCCCCCTGGTGATGGCCACGGTGTTGGAAAAGACCGGCTCGTCCCCACGGGGCGCGGGCGCTCGGATGCTGGTGGGCCCGGACGGCTCCATCACAGGCACCATCGGCGGCGGCGCGGTGGAGGCGGCCGCCATCCGGGAGGCTGCTTCGCTCTGCGGCAGCGCATGCCCCCAAATCCGCACCTATGACCTCTCCAACGGCGCGGCAGCCACCTTGGGCATGATCTGCGGCGGCCGCATCCGGGTGCTCTTTGAGCCTTTGAACCTCTGA
- a CDS encoding transcription repressor NadR, protein MHAEERRTKLHQFLQRSSGPVSASSLADRFSVSRQIIVGDIALLRAAGVEICATPRGYVILPATDRLIRKIACRHSAEQMRSELCAIVDQGCTVVDVIVEHPVYGQLTGPLQITSRYEVEQFLQRVSSSEAMPLSALTDGIHLHTIACPDEGACQRVLEALDREGILLSN, encoded by the coding sequence TTGCATGCCGAAGAGCGCCGAACCAAGCTGCACCAGTTTCTGCAGCGCTCCAGCGGCCCCGTCAGTGCCTCCTCCCTGGCGGATCGCTTTTCCGTCAGCCGTCAGATCATTGTGGGGGACATTGCCCTGCTGCGGGCCGCGGGGGTGGAGATCTGCGCCACTCCCCGGGGCTATGTCATATTGCCGGCAACGGACCGTCTGATCCGGAAGATCGCCTGCCGTCACAGCGCGGAGCAGATGCGCTCCGAGCTCTGCGCCATTGTGGACCAGGGCTGCACCGTGGTGGATGTAATCGTGGAACATCCTGTCTACGGCCAGCTCACCGGCCCGCTTCAGATCACCAGCCGGTATGAGGTGGAGCAGTTCCTCCAGCGGGTCAGCTCCTCCGAGGCCATGCCGCTCAGCGCCCTCACCGACGGCATCCACCTCCACACCATTGCCTGCCCGGACGAAGGCGCCTGCCAGCGGGTGCTGGAGGCCCTGGACAGGGAAGGCATTCTTTTGTCCAATTGA
- the hydA gene encoding dihydropyrimidinase: protein MKTLFKGGTLVTGQGLRKADLLIENEKIAKIGRGLSTIGAAVIDVSGMLLFPGFIDAHTHFDLDVANTTTADNFTSGSRAALRGGTTTVVDFACPNKGESLHHALELWHEKADGRTFCDYSFHMTIDDWNEGICAEVDDMFAAGISSFKLYMTYPAMMIGDRDMYFALKKIRTHGGICGVHCENAGVIDAMIAERTAAGKLAPSSHPLTRPDYLEAEAVARLLRIAQAADCPVVIVHLTNAAALQEVERARRRGQTVYVETCPQYLLLDESVYFQPDYSAAARYVCAPPLRTPADQKALWRALRREEIQTISTDHCSFTLEQKDAGRDDFTRIPGGLPGVETRGELIYTAGVAQKRISPAQMCRLLSENPARLYGMYPRKGILRPGSDADIVVYDSKASHVLRGDDMIGAAGYSPYEGFVTSGSVAQVWLRGKLAVRGGQVLPEEPEGRYIARGKNSL, encoded by the coding sequence ATGAAAACTCTTTTTAAGGGGGGAACCCTGGTCACCGGCCAGGGCCTGCGCAAGGCCGACCTGTTGATTGAAAACGAAAAAATCGCCAAGATCGGGCGCGGCCTCAGCACCATCGGTGCCGCGGTGATCGACGTGTCCGGGATGCTGCTCTTCCCCGGCTTCATCGACGCCCATACCCATTTCGACCTGGATGTGGCAAACACCACCACTGCCGACAACTTTACCTCCGGCAGCCGGGCGGCCCTGCGGGGCGGCACCACCACGGTGGTGGACTTCGCCTGCCCCAACAAGGGCGAGTCCCTTCATCACGCCCTGGAGCTGTGGCACGAAAAGGCCGACGGCAGGACCTTCTGCGACTACAGCTTCCACATGACCATCGACGACTGGAACGAGGGCATCTGCGCCGAGGTGGACGATATGTTTGCCGCCGGCATCTCTTCATTCAAACTGTATATGACCTACCCCGCCATGATGATCGGCGACCGGGACATGTACTTTGCCCTGAAAAAAATCCGCACCCACGGCGGCATCTGCGGCGTCCACTGCGAAAACGCCGGAGTGATCGACGCCATGATTGCCGAGCGCACCGCCGCCGGAAAGCTGGCCCCTTCCTCCCATCCCCTGACCCGGCCGGACTATCTGGAGGCGGAGGCCGTGGCCCGGCTGCTGCGCATCGCCCAGGCCGCCGACTGCCCGGTGGTCATCGTCCACCTGACCAACGCGGCCGCCCTCCAGGAGGTGGAGCGCGCCCGCAGGCGGGGCCAGACCGTCTATGTGGAAACCTGCCCCCAGTACCTGCTGTTGGACGAGTCCGTCTACTTCCAGCCGGACTACTCCGCGGCCGCCCGGTATGTCTGTGCGCCGCCCTTGCGGACGCCGGCCGATCAGAAGGCCCTATGGCGCGCCCTGCGCCGCGAGGAAATCCAGACCATCTCCACGGACCACTGCTCCTTCACCCTGGAGCAGAAGGACGCCGGCCGGGATGACTTCACCAGGATCCCCGGCGGCCTGCCCGGCGTGGAAACCCGGGGCGAGCTGATCTACACCGCAGGCGTTGCCCAGAAGCGGATCAGCCCGGCCCAGATGTGCCGCCTGCTCAGTGAAAACCCGGCCCGGCTCTACGGCATGTATCCCCGCAAGGGCATCCTCCGCCCGGGCAGCGACGCGGACATCGTGGTCTACGACTCAAAAGCCAGCCACGTCCTCCGGGGCGACGACATGATCGGCGCCGCCGGCTACTCCCCCTATGAGGGCTTTGTGACCTCCGGCTCCGTGGCCCAGGTCTGGCTCCGGGGCAAGCTTGCCGTCCGCGGCGGCCAAGTCCTCCCGGAGGAGCCGGAGGGCCGGTATATCGCCCGGGGCAAGAACAGCCTCTAA
- a CDS encoding NifB/NifX family molybdenum-iron cluster-binding protein, with amino-acid sequence MKIAVTYENSQVFQHFGHSEQFKVYEVENGAVVSQEVVSAEGSGHGALAGLLSELHVDTLLCGGIGAGAQNALAQAGIRLYGGVSGNADEAVQSLLNGTLRFDANVHCDHHHEEGHDCGHQCGEEKHGCSGN; translated from the coding sequence ATGAAAATCGCAGTCACTTATGAAAACAGCCAGGTGTTTCAGCACTTCGGCCACAGTGAGCAGTTCAAAGTATACGAGGTGGAAAACGGCGCGGTGGTCAGCCAGGAGGTGGTGAGCGCGGAGGGCAGCGGCCATGGCGCCCTTGCTGGATTGCTGTCTGAGCTCCATGTGGACACCCTCCTCTGCGGCGGCATCGGCGCCGGAGCCCAGAACGCCCTGGCCCAGGCGGGGATCCGGCTCTACGGAGGCGTAAGCGGAAACGCGGATGAGGCGGTTCAATCCCTTTTGAACGGGACGCTCCGCTTTGACGCCAATGTGCACTGCGACCACCATCATGAGGAGGGTCATGACTGCGGCCACCAGTGTGGGGAGGAGAAGCACGGCTGCTCCGGCAACTGA
- a CDS encoding threonine synthase has product MKHVKYGKCVRCGRTYEAVPGLTTCECGGILDIVYDYDYIRQTLTKEKLKEREHTMWRYRELLPIEEDTAPTPLRVGWSPLYEEPRLAEQLGLGRLWVKDDGQNPTASLKDRASAMAVAKAAEAGARVIACSSTGNAASSLAGNAAAAGLKTYIFVPSRAPKGKVAQLMTFGATVVSVQGSYEDTFELSKAAIDRWGWYNRNAAINPYLSEGKKTVSLEIMEQLCWQVPDYIALSVGDGCTIAGVWKGLKDLYAIGFIDKLPRLISVQAEGCCPLNRAIATGEPWRPMEENTLADSIAVGVPRNADKALMAIRESGGLVVNVSDQEIMAAQKLLGAACGVFGEPAGVTGTAGVKKLCEQGVLGRGDSVVSIVTGNGLKDVANAIKACGEPISIPGDMELLLRAFADRGIVVE; this is encoded by the coding sequence ATGAAACATGTAAAGTATGGGAAGTGTGTCCGGTGCGGCAGGACCTATGAGGCCGTGCCCGGGCTGACCACCTGCGAGTGCGGCGGTATTTTGGATATCGTCTACGACTATGACTACATCAGGCAAACGCTGACCAAAGAAAAGCTGAAGGAGCGGGAGCATACCATGTGGCGCTACCGGGAGCTGCTGCCCATCGAGGAGGACACGGCGCCCACGCCGCTGCGGGTGGGCTGGAGCCCGCTCTATGAAGAGCCCCGCCTGGCAGAGCAGCTGGGTCTTGGGAGGCTGTGGGTCAAGGACGACGGGCAGAACCCCACCGCCTCTTTGAAGGACCGGGCCAGCGCCATGGCCGTGGCCAAGGCCGCCGAGGCGGGGGCCAGGGTGATCGCCTGCTCCTCCACCGGCAACGCGGCCTCCTCTCTTGCGGGCAACGCGGCCGCCGCCGGGCTGAAGACCTACATCTTCGTGCCCAGTCGCGCGCCCAAGGGCAAGGTGGCCCAGCTGATGACCTTCGGCGCCACCGTGGTCTCCGTCCAGGGCAGCTATGAGGATACGTTCGAGCTGTCCAAGGCCGCCATCGACCGCTGGGGCTGGTACAACCGCAATGCCGCCATCAACCCGTACCTGTCCGAGGGCAAAAAGACCGTGTCGCTGGAGATCATGGAGCAGCTATGCTGGCAGGTGCCGGACTACATCGCCCTCTCCGTGGGCGACGGGTGCACCATCGCCGGCGTGTGGAAGGGTTTGAAGGATTTGTACGCCATCGGCTTCATCGACAAGCTGCCCCGGCTGATCTCCGTCCAGGCGGAGGGCTGCTGCCCGCTGAACCGGGCCATTGCCACGGGCGAACCCTGGCGCCCCATGGAGGAGAATACCCTGGCGGACTCCATTGCCGTGGGCGTGCCCCGCAACGCCGACAAGGCGTTGATGGCCATTCGGGAGTCGGGCGGCCTGGTGGTCAATGTCTCAGACCAGGAGATCATGGCGGCCCAGAAGCTGCTGGGCGCCGCCTGCGGCGTGTTCGGCGAGCCGGCGGGCGTCACCGGAACGGCGGGCGTGAAGAAGCTCTGTGAGCAGGGCGTTTTAGGAAGAGGCGACTCGGTGGTCAGCATCGTCACCGGCAACGGGCTGAAGGATGTGGCCAACGCCATCAAGGCCTGCGGAGAGCCCATCTCCATCCCCGGGGACATGGAGCTGCTGCTGCGCGCCTTTGCAGACCGGGGCATCGTGGTGGAGTAA
- a CDS encoding OadG family protein encodes MQVSNLFVCVMGMGVTFIGLICLIFLINLQSLLFGKKEEAPAAVPASVPLAPVQEEIPNRGELIAAISAAVAEDMGVDVSAIRILSLKKLS; translated from the coding sequence ATGCAAGTTTCCAATCTGTTTGTATGCGTCATGGGCATGGGCGTCACCTTCATCGGCCTGATCTGCCTGATTTTCCTAATCAATCTGCAAAGCCTGCTGTTCGGCAAGAAAGAGGAAGCGCCTGCCGCCGTCCCGGCCTCTGTTCCCCTTGCGCCGGTGCAGGAGGAAATCCCCAACCGGGGCGAGCTGATCGCCGCCATCTCCGCCGCGGTGGCGGAGGACATGGGCGTGGACGTTTCCGCCATCCGCATCCTTTCGTTGAAGAAGCTCAGCTGA
- a CDS encoding 5'-nucleotidase C-terminal domain-containing protein, with protein MKNMRKSMSLLLAVVMALSLTVTSFAADTTTSVAKGDIVVLYTNDVHCGVDDNIGYAGLAAYRNDMKKATEYVTLVDAGDAIQGAALGTLSKGEYPVQIMNEVGYDVAVPGNHEFDYGMEQFLSLAKELKSGYVCCNFMDLRTNKTVFDAYKIITYGDTKVAYVGIDTPEAISKSTPTYFQDSKGEYIYGFCQGNDGKDLYKAVQTAIDAAKADGADYVIAVGHCGIDEQSAPWRSTDIIKNVSGLTAFIDGHSHSTIASDKVADKDGKSVLLTSTGTKLAAVGKLVIKSSGAVTTGLVTDYTTKDETVKAYVDKIKAQNDALLKKVVARTDVTLTTLGADGQRAVRSAETNLGDLCADAYRAIAGSDVAIVNGGGIRADIPAGDITYEQIIAVHPYGNALCVVEATGQEILDALEMSSRSCPGENGGFLQVSGITYTIDTTVASSVKVDDNKMFVSVDGPYRVKNVEINGKPIDLAKTYTVASHDYMLKSAGDGINMFQNNKLIQDCVMLDNQVLITYITENLKGTVPASYAKPQGRIAVIREPFADVVESDWYYTGVVYAYENGLFSGVTASSFAPKATMTRGQLVTVLWRMAGKPEATAAGFTDVAADSVYAAAINWAYANKITSGYTETTFNPNKAITREQFATILMNYAKYMKYDVTAGGNAIKEYTDYPTISAFAGEAMNWANAAQLINGYDDNTIRPQGTATRGQVAVILQRFCTTVAA; from the coding sequence ATGAAGAATATGCGAAAGAGCATGTCTCTGCTTCTGGCGGTCGTAATGGCACTGAGCCTGACGGTCACCAGCTTTGCGGCGGACACCACCACATCGGTGGCAAAGGGCGATATCGTGGTGCTGTACACCAACGACGTCCACTGCGGCGTGGACGACAACATCGGCTATGCCGGGCTGGCCGCATACCGCAACGACATGAAAAAGGCCACGGAGTATGTGACGCTGGTGGATGCCGGCGACGCAATCCAGGGCGCTGCGCTGGGCACGCTCTCCAAGGGAGAATACCCGGTGCAGATCATGAACGAGGTGGGCTATGACGTTGCCGTTCCCGGCAACCATGAGTTCGACTACGGCATGGAGCAGTTCCTCTCCCTGGCCAAGGAACTGAAATCCGGTTATGTCTGCTGCAACTTCATGGATTTGAGAACCAACAAGACCGTGTTTGATGCCTACAAGATCATCACCTATGGCGACACCAAGGTGGCCTATGTGGGCATCGACACCCCTGAGGCAATCTCCAAGTCCACCCCCACCTATTTCCAGGACAGCAAGGGCGAATACATCTACGGCTTCTGCCAGGGCAACGATGGCAAGGACCTCTACAAGGCGGTCCAGACCGCCATTGACGCGGCCAAGGCCGACGGCGCGGACTATGTGATCGCAGTGGGCCACTGCGGCATTGACGAGCAGAGCGCACCCTGGCGTTCCACCGACATCATCAAGAACGTCTCCGGCCTGACCGCCTTCATCGACGGCCATTCCCACAGCACCATTGCCTCCGACAAGGTGGCGGACAAGGACGGCAAGAGCGTGCTGCTCACCTCCACCGGAACCAAGCTGGCCGCTGTCGGAAAGCTGGTCATCAAGAGCAGCGGCGCGGTCACCACCGGGCTGGTCACCGATTACACCACCAAGGACGAGACCGTCAAGGCCTATGTGGACAAGATCAAGGCTCAGAATGACGCGCTGCTGAAAAAAGTGGTTGCCAGAACCGACGTCACGCTGACCACCCTGGGCGCCGACGGCCAGCGGGCCGTCCGCAGCGCTGAGACCAATCTGGGTGATTTGTGCGCAGACGCATATCGGGCCATCGCCGGCTCTGATGTGGCCATTGTCAACGGCGGAGGCATCCGCGCCGACATCCCCGCCGGTGATATCACCTATGAGCAGATCATCGCGGTCCACCCCTATGGAAACGCCCTTTGCGTGGTGGAGGCCACGGGCCAGGAGATCCTGGACGCGCTGGAGATGTCCTCCCGCAGCTGCCCTGGTGAAAACGGCGGTTTCCTTCAGGTCTCCGGCATCACCTATACCATTGACACCACCGTCGCCTCCTCCGTCAAAGTGGACGACAACAAAATGTTTGTCAGCGTGGACGGCCCCTACCGGGTGAAGAACGTGGAGATCAACGGCAAGCCCATTGACCTCGCAAAGACCTACACCGTGGCGTCCCACGACTATATGCTCAAGAGCGCCGGCGACGGCATCAACATGTTCCAGAACAACAAGCTCATTCAGGACTGCGTGATGCTGGACAACCAGGTGCTGATCACCTATATCACCGAGAACCTGAAGGGCACCGTGCCCGCCTCCTACGCCAAGCCCCAGGGCCGGATCGCAGTGATCCGCGAGCCTTTTGCCGACGTGGTGGAGAGCGACTGGTACTATACCGGCGTGGTATACGCCTATGAAAACGGCCTCTTCTCCGGCGTGACCGCAAGCAGCTTTGCCCCCAAGGCCACCATGACCCGGGGCCAGCTGGTCACCGTGCTGTGGCGCATGGCGGGCAAGCCTGAGGCAACCGCCGCCGGATTCACCGATGTGGCTGCCGACTCCGTTTACGCCGCGGCCATCAACTGGGCCTATGCCAACAAGATCACCAGCGGCTACACCGAGACCACCTTCAACCCCAACAAGGCCATCACCCGTGAACAGTTTGCCACCATCCTCATGAACTATGCCAAGTACATGAAGTACGACGTCACGGCCGGCGGCAACGCTATCAAGGAGTATACCGACTATCCCACCATCTCCGCCTTTGCAGGCGAGGCCATGAACTGGGCCAATGCGGCGCAGCTCATCAACGGTTACGACGACAACACCATCCGGCCTCAGGGCACTGCAACCCGCGGCCAGGTGGCTGTCATCCTGCAGCGCTTCTGTACCACTGTGGCCGCCTGA
- a CDS encoding pyridoxamine 5'-phosphate oxidase family protein, whose translation MRRKDREVTDEKKIAEVIERCHCCRLGFCDKGEVYILPLSFGYEKGAFYFHGAREGRKIDLIADSPMVGFELDTDYELHEAETACKHSARFSSVIGTGRVSFVEGAAEKEAALRSIMRHSTGKGEWAFTEAMVDAVRVFRLDVEKLSCKEHL comes from the coding sequence ATGCGGAGAAAAGACAGGGAAGTGACGGATGAGAAGAAGATCGCAGAGGTGATTGAACGCTGCCACTGCTGCCGTTTGGGCTTTTGCGACAAAGGAGAAGTGTATATCCTGCCGCTGAGCTTCGGCTATGAGAAGGGGGCCTTCTACTTCCACGGGGCAAGGGAAGGCCGGAAAATCGACTTGATCGCGGATTCCCCCATGGTTGGATTCGAGCTGGACACGGACTACGAGCTCCACGAGGCGGAGACCGCCTGCAAGCACTCCGCCCGTTTTTCAAGTGTCATCGGCACGGGCCGCGTCTCCTTTGTGGAGGGCGCGGCGGAGAAGGAGGCGGCGCTCCGGTCCATCATGCGCCACAGCACGGGCAAAGGTGAGTGGGCCTTCACGGAGGCCATGGTGGATGCGGTCCGCGTGTTCCGCCTGGACGTGGAGAAACTCTCCTGCAAGGAGCACCTGTAA
- a CDS encoding PTS transporter subunit IIC, whose translation MEKFKAFLKRKDIVLSARRYGIDALGAMAQGLFCSLLIGTIINTVGTQFHIEWLSRTVATLGSGDHAISYTVGGLASAMSGPAMAAAIGYALHCPPLVLFSLITVGFSANALGGAGGPLAVLFVAIIAAEVGKAVSKETKVDILVTPLVTIGVGVALSAWWAPAIGKAAMSIGNFIMWATDLQPFWMGVLVSVTVGVALTLPISSAAICASFQLVGLAGGAAVAGCCAQMVGFAVMSFRENRWGGLVSQGLGTSMLQMPNIVRNPRIWIAPTLTSAITGPIATCLFHMQMNGSPISSGMGTCGLVGQIGVWTGWVAPSAEALSKGAAAIVPGAWDWAGLVWICFLLPALLCPLINLGCRKLGWVKDGDLTLA comes from the coding sequence ATGGAGAAATTTAAAGCATTTTTAAAGCGGAAAGACATCGTCCTCTCCGCCCGCCGCTATGGCATCGACGCCCTGGGCGCCATGGCGCAGGGGCTGTTTTGCTCGCTGCTCATCGGCACCATCATCAACACCGTGGGCACCCAGTTCCACATCGAATGGCTGAGCCGCACCGTGGCCACCCTTGGCAGCGGCGACCACGCCATCTCCTATACGGTGGGCGGACTGGCCTCCGCCATGAGCGGTCCGGCCATGGCGGCCGCCATTGGATACGCTCTCCACTGCCCGCCGCTGGTCCTCTTCTCCCTCATTACGGTGGGCTTTTCCGCAAATGCCCTGGGCGGCGCGGGCGGCCCGCTCGCAGTGCTCTTTGTGGCGATCATCGCCGCTGAGGTGGGCAAGGCGGTCTCCAAGGAGACCAAGGTGGACATCCTGGTCACGCCCCTTGTGACCATCGGCGTGGGCGTGGCGCTCTCCGCCTGGTGGGCGCCGGCCATTGGCAAAGCAGCCATGTCCATTGGCAATTTTATCATGTGGGCCACGGACCTGCAGCCGTTTTGGATGGGTGTTTTGGTCTCGGTGACCGTGGGCGTGGCCCTGACGCTGCCCATCTCCTCCGCCGCCATCTGCGCCTCCTTCCAGCTGGTGGGATTGGCTGGAGGCGCCGCCGTGGCGGGCTGCTGTGCCCAGATGGTGGGATTTGCGGTCATGAGCTTCCGGGAAAACCGCTGGGGCGGGCTGGTCTCCCAGGGGTTGGGCACCTCCATGCTCCAGATGCCCAACATCGTGCGCAATCCACGCATCTGGATTGCGCCCACCCTTACCTCCGCCATCACCGGCCCCATTGCCACCTGTTTGTTCCACATGCAGATGAATGGCTCCCCCATCTCCTCCGGCATGGGGACCTGCGGACTGGTGGGGCAGATCGGCGTGTGGACTGGCTGGGTCGCCCCCAGCGCGGAGGCCCTCTCCAAGGGTGCCGCCGCCATTGTCCCCGGCGCCTGGGATTGGGCCGGATTGGTCTGGATCTGCTTCCTCCTCCCGGCCCTTCTCTGCCCGCTGATCAACCTGGGCTGCCGGAAGCTGGGCTGGGTCAAAGACGGCGACCTGACCCTTGCCTGA
- a CDS encoding helix-turn-helix domain-containing protein, with protein sequence MLTFDPLWETMKRKKISQYALIKEYGVSTGTLDALRKNRSITLNTLNDLCNILQCDVSDIIQFTPDEKE encoded by the coding sequence ATGTTGACGTTTGACCCGTTGTGGGAAACAATGAAGAGAAAGAAAATCAGTCAGTATGCATTGATTAAGGAATATGGGGTCAGCACCGGAACACTGGATGCTCTCCGCAAAAACCGCAGTATCACTTTAAATACGTTAAATGATCTCTGCAATATTCTCCAATGTGACGTATCAGACATCATTCAATTTACCCCTGACGAAAAAGAATGA
- a CDS encoding ABC-F family ATP-binding cassette domain-containing protein, translating to MITVSDVSLQYGGEPLFSHVDLQFLKGNCYGIIGANGAGKSTFLKILSGELEPTSGEVSVLPNTRMSILKQDQNAYDEYTVMDTVIMGNRRLYDIAKEKDALYAKEEMTEEDGIRACELEEEFAELGGWEAESDGSRILQGLGIPVSMHADPMANLDGRLKVKVLLAQALFGSPDILMMDEPTNNLDIAAIDWLEDFLLDFEGTVIVVSHDRHFLNTICTHIVDIDYNKIKLYVGNYDFWYDASQLMQQLIRNQNKKNEEKAQELREFISRFSANKSKSKQATARRKLLDKITLEEFPASSRRYPYVGFSPDREVGKDILFVSDVSKTIDGVKVLDKVSFIVGHGDKIAFVGDNENAHTALFKILVGEMEPDEGTVKWGQTASFSYFPKDNTEFFKDCDLNLVEWLRQWSPDPHEAYLRNFLGRMLFSGDDVYKAVKVLSGGEKVRCMLSRMMLSGANVLLLDQPTNHLDLESIAAVNNGLEAVKCNVLVSSHDHQLVQTVCDRIFDFTPEGRLIDRKTTYDDYLESLRQESAE from the coding sequence ATGATCACAGTTTCCGACGTTTCGCTGCAGTACGGCGGCGAGCCGCTGTTTTCCCACGTGGATCTGCAGTTTCTCAAGGGCAACTGCTACGGCATCATCGGCGCCAACGGCGCGGGAAAGTCCACCTTTTTAAAAATCCTTTCCGGTGAGCTGGAGCCCACCTCAGGCGAGGTGTCCGTTTTGCCCAATACCCGCATGTCCATCCTGAAGCAGGATCAGAACGCCTATGACGAGTACACCGTGATGGATACGGTCATCATGGGCAACCGCCGGCTGTACGACATCGCCAAAGAGAAGGACGCCCTCTACGCCAAGGAGGAGATGACGGAGGAGGACGGCATCCGGGCCTGTGAGCTGGAAGAGGAGTTTGCCGAACTGGGCGGCTGGGAGGCCGAATCCGATGGTTCCCGGATTTTGCAGGGGCTGGGGATTCCCGTCTCCATGCACGCCGACCCGATGGCGAACCTGGACGGCCGGCTGAAGGTGAAGGTGCTGCTGGCGCAGGCCCTGTTCGGCAGCCCGGACATCCTGATGATGGACGAGCCCACCAATAACCTGGACATTGCCGCCATCGACTGGCTGGAGGACTTTTTGCTGGACTTTGAGGGCACGGTCATCGTGGTCAGCCACGACCGGCATTTCCTCAACACCATCTGCACCCACATTGTGGACATCGACTACAACAAAATCAAGCTGTACGTGGGCAACTACGACTTCTGGTACGACGCCTCCCAGCTGATGCAGCAGCTGATCCGCAACCAGAATAAGAAGAACGAGGAAAAGGCGCAGGAGCTCCGGGAGTTCATCTCCCGCTTCTCCGCCAACAAGTCCAAGAGCAAGCAGGCCACCGCGCGCCGGAAGCTGTTGGACAAGATCACCCTTGAAGAGTTTCCCGCCTCTTCCCGCCGCTATCCCTACGTGGGCTTTTCTCCCGACCGGGAGGTGGGCAAGGACATCCTCTTTGTCAGCGACGTGTCCAAGACCATCGATGGCGTGAAGGTGCTGGACAAGGTCAGCTTCATTGTGGGCCACGGCGACAAGATCGCCTTTGTGGGCGACAATGAGAATGCCCACACCGCCCTCTTTAAAATCCTGGTGGGGGAGATGGAGCCGGACGAGGGCACGGTGAAGTGGGGCCAGACAGCCTCCTTCTCCTATTTCCCCAAGGACAACACGGAATTTTTCAAGGACTGTGACCTGAATTTGGTGGAGTGGCTGCGCCAGTGGTCCCCGGACCCGCACGAGGCCTATCTGCGCAACTTCCTGGGCCGGATGCTCTTCTCCGGCGACGATGTGTACAAGGCGGTGAAGGTGCTCTCCGGCGGCGAGAAAGTGCGGTGCATGCTGTCCCGGATGATGCTCTCCGGCGCCAACGTGCTGCTGCTGGACCAGCCCACCAACCATCTGGACCTGGAGTCCATTGCCGCCGTCAACAATGGTTTGGAGGCGGTCAAGTGCAACGTGCTGGTGTCCTCCCACGACCATCAGCTGGTGCAGACCGTGTGCGACCGCATCTTTGACTTTACCCCCGAGGGAAGGCTTATCGACCGCAAAACCACCTATGACGACTATCTGGAAAGCCTCCGTCAGGAGAGCGCGGAATAA